The nucleotide window CCATGCTAGCAAGAACTTAGGAGACGAGCTTGTCCTCGATGAGAGGTTTTCCAGAAGTAGCTAGCTAGTCGGCGAGACCTTTCATGCGAGAGAATTACGCTGACATGGTTTGATTTCCTTTTGCGCTTTGGCGAGGTGGATGCAAAGGTTGTTTATGCGTGATCTGGAGTGCGACCTAGCGGTGTTCCACATGGCTTCATAAGTCTCTAAGTGAGGAACGTATATGAGGACCTTCTTCAAGAGCGAGTTGAGACGACAGGGAAGGATCCCTTGATCCATGCCCATCCGAGAAGTGTACAATGGATTGGGCCTCACCACAGTCTTGCCATATATGTGTGTGTGGACGAGATGATTTTCTCTGGTGCATGAAGGCTCCCATCAAGATAGTCATAAAGGCCAGGCACACGGATTTGAGGGAGGACAAGGGCCTTCCATGGGTGGAAATTACCGCTGGTGAGTTTCTTAGAAACTTGATTGGAGAAAAGGGAAGATGCCATTGTTGATATATTAGAAAGGTAGATGTGGTATGGAAGATTGGTGTGTGATTACCATGTGAATTTATGAAGTATTTCTACCTGTCGTGGCAGGCCGCGTTGTGTGTTTATATAGATGGAACAACCCCATGGATGGCATGTGAAATATTAGGTTCGTTACAATGCCTGAGGATCAAGAAGGTACAGATAAAGATATGTTCGGTTAGGCTTTATTGCAACTTGAACCGATATACACAAGTGATTCTAGAAGATTGTATCTAACATGTTGTACTTGGCCCGGAGAAAATCCCCTACAAGTACAATCGTCGAACCACCATATCTTTAGTAGAACACGAATCATAACTTTAAGATGGATTTGTTGCCAACTCACTATAAACAAGGTATCATCATGTTATACAGCATCTCCAACATATCACCAATAATCCATTCCCGGTGTTAAGAGAAAAAAACAGTAATCTATTTCCAATTAAAGTTTTGAATTATCATGGGACATGTTGCTGATTCCCAAAGATTCACCCCAAGTATGTCCTTGACATACAGATATGTCCTTGGCATACAGACCCGACATGCATTTGGCCAAgtttccccttcttcccttttctTTCACCTGCCAGGCTTGGGCGGCATGTTGAGGTAGCTTGAGAGGCGCGGCGGAGCGCCGGGCTGAGTGGCGTAGAAGGTGGCTCGAGCGAAGCAACTGAGCTCAAGCTCGAGTTGGGCACCATGACGAGGTAGGTCGAGACCGGGTTGTGCGACGGGTTGACGTGGGGTAAGAGACGGAGCAGGACCATCTGACATACTGCCCCCTGACATATGGGACCGGGTCCAACATGCCAGTGTGCCAACGGCATGTCAGGCGAGCCGCGTCCGTAAGTGACATGACGGAGGTGCATGCGCGGCGACAAGACGAAGTGGGTGGGCCTGCCCGGCAATGGGTAAATGGGGAGCCTGAGTGTCATGGTTGTGGTGACGGCCTAGTAGTCGCGAGAGGCGGGAAAGGGGATTGGGGTGTTCTTTGGGAGAAAAAAAGTTGTTGGGGTGCGTATATTTTATCCAACTTCTTTATGGTATTTTTATTTTTATATATCCAACCTTTCTATTATTAGATAATTTATTTGAAAAGAGGAGCGGGTACAGATGCTCACTAGAAGAAAATGTCGCGAATAAACATGCCAGATTATTTTATTTCGGTCACACATAAGACGCGCCACCAGCTAGCTGCACGCCGTCGGTCCTAGCTAATCAAGCGACGCGGCGGCAGAGCGTGATGCCATCGGCGATAGGGAGCTGCACGGGCTCGACGCGGGTGTCGGCGGCGATCATGGCGTTGAACCCCCTGAAGGAGTCCCGTTTCTTGCGGTCCTCCTCCGTAAGCGGCGTGTCGTCGGGCATGGCGACGGTGCCGCCCCAGAGCGTGTTGTCGTAGGCGAGCACGCCGCCGACGCGCACCAGCCGCAGCAGCTGCTCGTGGTAGTTGCCGTAGTTGTACTTGTCGGCGTCCACGAAGGCGAAGTCGAAGCTCCCCGCTTCCTCGTCGGCGATGAGCTTGTCGAGGATGGGGCCGGCGGGGCCCTCGCGGAAGTCGACCTTGTGCGCGACGCCGGCCTTCTTGATGACCGGGAGGCCGAGGTCGAAGTACTCCCTGCTGACGTCGATGGCGACGATCCTGCCGTCGTCCGGGATGGCGAGCGCGGTGGCGAGGACGGAGCAGCCGGTGTAGACCCCCACCTCGATGGTCCTCTTGGCGCCCATCACCTTGAGCAGCAGCGACAGCAGCAGCCCCTCATCCGGCGGCGACGACATGAACCCGCTACAGCCAGAACAAATAAACATCCCCACTAACTCATCTGCAATTCTTCTAGAATACACACACCATGATCTGCAATCCTCGAGGGACAGGAGAAGGGAGCGGAATTGCGTACGTACAAGACGTGCTCGCTGGTGATTTGCCGGAGCTCGCGCATGAACTCGTTCTCCCGCGGGTACACCATCGTCTTCAGCATGTACTGCAGAATCAGAAACACCACACGCTCGGTCAGCAGATAAAATTCAGGGACGGGCGTGGAAAGGCACAGGGAGAGACGGCTCGCGTACGTCGTAGAGGTCGTCGCTCTTGAGGAGGGTCTTGGTGGTCTCGCTGCTGTGGACGTCCCTGACCTCGCCGGCGCTCCCGTTGGAAGCCATGTCTACGAACGAGCGAaatgcgcgcgcgcacacacacgcacCGACTAAAAAAAGAAGAGGAGTAAAGCCGGAGATGCTGCGGCGCTGCCGAGCACGGCCATTATTTATGCTTGGGTGACGACCGGGGTCAGTGAGCCGTGACGGTGCCGGGTGCGGGGCAGCTGGGGGGTGGCGCAGAGAATGTGGGTCGGTTAGCAACGCGACGCGATGCAGTGGCGTCATCGACTCGCTACGCAACCAACGCCAGCCGTGCTGGTGCTCCGTGCCaagcgtgtgtgtgtgtgcgcgcggaCAATTGCATTGCTGTTATCCTTATCCAGGTGGGCGCTTTTTGTTTTACTTGGGCCTGCAAACTGATGGATTGTCGCCTATCGGCGGCGGATGGGCCGCGTGTGATCTATAGCCTCGCCCACATGGCCGGGCTCCCTTTCTGGTGCTTGCTGTGGCTTGCTTGAGGTGGCAACTGCGGGAGGTGCCCTGATAATGGAGTTCGGACGCACACAAAAACAGAAGATATCTTCAAGATGACTGTTGCTTGCTTGACAGGCTAACTTTGGGCTAGGAGGTGGTTTACCAAAAGTGCCTGCCCGCATGTGTGGGGAGATCAAAATTTCAATTGGGCGCAACAACATTTTGCGGCTCAATGAAGCGCATTCCCTTTCTAGGCAAGGTTCGGTGGCAATTGCTAGAAGCTGAAGGTTGCTGAGTAAATAATAGTGTAAAATAGCAGCTGACTTAGACCTTTGGTCACACCGTCTTATCGAAACGGGTGACAAAGAGGACGTCTTCTTGTGACGTTCCTACCTCTCTGCCCATTGTACCGTACCTCTGTAATTTTGTAACTACTACTTCTGTAGCCGTTTGAGCAATATATTCAGCTGGGGGAACTCCCCCCCACCACCCCCCTTCCCCCGTGATTCTAAAAAAAACTAGGAGTTGAAAGGATATTTCATATgaaactccctccatctcaaagTAAATGCCGTGGAGTATATGGCTAAGAAACTCTGATAATACCGCGTTTACTATACACAGGCTTTCTACGGTTCAACTTTATGCAAGACCACGAAGTCTAAGATTCAAGTGTCTCACACCTTGTCAGCGCCAAAGGTTCGCCGCCGCCAGCGACTTCACCAAGCCGCCGATGTGCCGCACATATTGTCGGGCCCACCCTCCTACGACATGATGCATGGTGTTTTTTTAGGAGTCACACGATGCACCGTGGTGTGTAACACTGCTGCAACCCAGACTGCCGCCCTGCCTTTCACGAGTAGCGGGCAGCGGGGATCGGCCGTCTAGGTGTTCCCTTTTCGGGACCCTATGTGTTAAAACGGTGAGCAGACGCACAGAGCGCCAACTACCGACCCAGCCCACGGTTGGTTTTCTAGCCCATTGTTTAAAAAAAGGTTGCATTACAAAGGTTAAAAACATCCAGACAATTAAAAATGCACTATAATAGTATTAAAAAATATCAAGACAACTAAAAGAATCTTCAATGATTTTAATTTAAATTTGTTTCAACATTTAAAAATATTCGTATACTGAAAAATGAAGAATCCAATTAAGCTTCTATAAAATAATTGTTCGTGTAATTTAAAGAAGGAAAACCAAAGATggtaaaataaataaataataaaaagggaaaagggaaacCGAAGTAACCAAAACAAAATACAATAGAAAAatcaaataaaaaataaaaaaatctatAAACAGAATGTCTCATGTGCATAACGAGAGAAATTCATAAATATGTCGGCCTAACTCACGCGCCCTTTTCGATTGGTCGCCTATTTGACACAACGAGCATCAAATAGGGTTGGCCCCTTTTTTTtctccgatgtggatgagcacaCAAAGAAGGGCCTTATCTTTCTTCCCTTTTAGATAAGTGGTGAACTCTATGGACCCTAATTTTCAGTTCTTTTTTACGGGGAGAAACTCGACGCACCCTGATGGACTCATCTATCATTTCTGCATTTCCACCAGGCAAACCCTCTTTCTTCCAAATAACCGTCAAACACTGCTATTCTATGATCATTGCGAAGAATAGGGGTCAAATTGCATAGGGCCTACGAGGAAGGTCCGACCCATTCAGTTAATATGAGTGCTTTCCTTCAGGACAATTGTTTTTTTCCTAGGGtttgtattttttttattttttcctctTCTATTTTTTCTGCCTCTTTGTTTCTACATCTCCTC belongs to Triticum urartu cultivar G1812 chromosome 7, Tu2.1, whole genome shotgun sequence and includes:
- the LOC125520428 gene encoding tricin synthase 2-like — protein: MASNGSAGEVRDVHSSETTKTLLKSDDLYDYMLKTMVYPRENEFMRELRQITSEHVFGFMSSPPDEGLLLSLLLKVMGAKRTIEVGVYTGCSVLATALAIPDDGRIVAIDVSREYFDLGLPVIKKAGVAHKVDFREGPAGPILDKLIADEEAGSFDFAFVDADKYNYGNYHEQLLRLVRVGGVLAYDNTLWGGTVAMPDDTPLTEEDRKKRDSFRGFNAMIAADTRVEPVQLPIADGITLCRRVA